The following coding sequences lie in one Miscanthus floridulus cultivar M001 chromosome 9, ASM1932011v1, whole genome shotgun sequence genomic window:
- the LOC136480282 gene encoding uncharacterized protein, with protein MHQIDRDTYLNGSAEVLVGTPDTVGDMSLQNHSGWGRCGLPSGKAKSPLEGMDEAKPAPEGLSEADPTLSGSDEVDPTPSGSDVTGLSPEGSSKMEAAPSSHGVVPSLSPTPVTESHNATTPPPSLTTPPPPPPTPASPPCSTAGAATATSSAGATTAPSSAAVTSLLVSFLSEIWILPSTARGQRAIASPPTGSLRPPAKRQSTASHLLYLPVRRCEQSASLPPSSRKRFPPPGSSRPRLPPPGSSRCRLPPPNLPKQQPWGSSSDTSKRTMPRALRPLPSVQEHGGETILPFSCAFEQKLVDMPEDEAVMKFEDLKELGSESAVKA; from the exons ATGCATCAGATAGATCGCGACACCTACCTTAATGGTTCTGCAGAAGTGCTCGttggcacgcccgacactgttggcGACATGAGTCTTCAG AACCATAGTGGTTGGGGGCGCTGCGGACTCCCGTCGGGCAAGGCGAAATCCCCCCTCGAGGGGATGGACGAGGCGAAGCCCGCGCCCGAGGGGTTGAGCGAGGCAGATCCCACGCTCTCGGGATCGGACGAGGTGGATCCCACGCCCTCGGGGTCGGACGTGACGGGGCTCTCGCCCGAGGGGTCGAGCAAGATGGAGGCCGCGCCTTCGAG TCACGGAGtagtcccctctctctccccgactCCAGTCACGGAGTCGCACAACGCCACCACCCCTCCTCCTTCACTTACAACACCGCCGCCCCCTCCTCCTACTCCGGCGTCGCCACCCTGCTCCACTGCTGGCGCTGCCACAGCCACCTCTTCTGCCGGTGCCACCACCGCGCCCTCGTCTGCCGCCGTCACCTCCCTCCTCGTCTCCTTCCTCTCCGAGATCTGGATCCTCCCGTCCACAGCTAGGGGACAGCGTGCCATTGCGAGCCCGCCCACCGGCAGCCTCCGCCCGCCCGCCAAGCGCCAAAGCACCGCCAGCCACCTCCTCTACCTTCCCGTGCGGCGGTGCGAGCagtccgcctccctccctccctccagcCGGAAGCGCTTCCCTCCACCCGGATCCAGCCGGCCGCGCCTCCCTCCACCCGGATCTAGCCGGTGCCGCCTCCCACCTCCAAATCTACCAAAACAACAGCCATGGGGGAGCAGCAGCGACACCAGCAAGCGGACGATGCCCCGCGCTCTTCGCCCGCTCCCCAG TGTGCAGGAACATGGTGGTGAAACCATACTTCCTTTCAGTTGTGCTTTTGAACAGAAACTAGTGGATATGCCAGAAGATGAAGCT GTAATGAAGTTTGAAGATCTGAAAGAATTGGGCAGTGAATCTGCTGTTAAG GCATAA